A stretch of the bacterium genome encodes the following:
- a CDS encoding GxxExxY protein, translated as MIEPQRAQRNAEEDKKRLNEISGQIVDAALCVHRELGPGLLESAYEACLKYELGKRGIPVRAQVELPVVYDGVRIDAGYRLDMLVAEAVVVELKVVERFAPIHEAQLLSYLKLGGFRIGLLINFNVLLLKDGIKRMVNGL; from the coding sequence ATGATTGAACCGCAGAGAGCACAGAGGAACGCAGAGGAAGATAAGAAGAGGCTCAACGAGATAAGCGGACAGATTGTGGATGCGGCGCTTTGCGTGCATAGGGAGCTTGGGCCGGGGCTTCTTGAAAGCGCCTACGAAGCCTGTTTGAAGTATGAATTAGGCAAGCGTGGAATCCCAGTGCGGGCACAAGTTGAGCTTCCGGTGGTTTACGACGGAGTGAGAATTGACGCCGGATATCGGCTTGACATGTTGGTTGCCGAAGCCGTGGTTGTCGAGTTGAAGGTGGTTGAAAGATTCGCGCCGATTCATGAGGCGCAATTGCTCTCGTATCTCAAGCTTGGTGGATTCAGAATCGGTCTGCTCATTAACTTCAATGTTCTTTTGCTGAAGGATGGTATCAAGCGCATGGTGAACGGGTTATGA
- a CDS encoding type I restriction-modification system subunit M gives MNNFSEKANFIWTVAELLRGPYRPNQYKDVMLPMTVLRRLDCVLEPTKEKVLAKAKELKGGRVTNLEPILNRVAGQPFHNTSKFTFEKLKGDPANVAANLVHYIKGFSSRARDIIDHFGFEEHIAKLDKADRLFLVVQRFCEIDLHPGKVSNLEMGYIFEELIRRFNEASNEEAGDHFTPREVIRLMVNLIFAPDNDILTTKGIVKSLYDPAAGTGGMLSVSEEYLRELNPDAKLELFGQDYNDQSYAICGSDMMIKGQSLDNIYCGDSFTDDHFPSGRFDYMLANPPFGVEWKPQQKVIERESEEQGFGGRFGAGLPRISDGALLFLQHMISKMKPAKEGGTRLAIVFNGSPLFTGSAGSGESEVRKWIIENDWLEAIVAMPDQLFYNTGISTYLWIVTNRKEKRRKGRIQLINATEFFQKMRKSLGNKRHEISIEQIAEITRLHGEFKAGEFVKIFDNEDFGYSRITVERPLRLNFTVTEERLAKLLDASAFANLAESKKRKDTKAAQEEIAEGKRLQEAIIAALKTLQGKGVIKNREQFAELVSGAFKKAKLAVPTPVMKAVMSSLPERDETADVCIDSKGNPEPDSELRDNENVPLKENIQTYFEREVLPHVPDAWIDHSKTKVGYEVNFNRYFYKYVPPRPLEEIDADLERIEAEIARMLKGTGHD, from the coding sequence ATGAATAATTTCTCCGAGAAAGCTAACTTCATTTGGACAGTGGCCGAACTGCTCCGCGGCCCGTACCGTCCTAACCAATACAAAGATGTGATGCTGCCTATGACCGTGCTCCGGCGCTTGGATTGCGTGCTGGAACCGACCAAGGAAAAGGTCCTGGCCAAGGCCAAGGAGCTGAAAGGCGGCAGGGTGACCAATCTTGAGCCGATCCTCAACCGCGTGGCCGGGCAGCCGTTTCACAATACCAGCAAGTTCACGTTCGAGAAACTGAAGGGCGATCCGGCGAACGTTGCGGCCAACCTTGTGCACTACATCAAGGGCTTTTCCAGCCGCGCGCGGGATATCATTGACCACTTCGGCTTTGAAGAACACATTGCCAAGTTGGACAAGGCCGACCGGCTATTCCTGGTCGTTCAACGCTTCTGCGAAATTGACTTGCATCCGGGCAAGGTTTCGAATCTGGAAATGGGCTACATCTTTGAAGAGCTGATCCGGCGCTTCAATGAAGCTTCCAATGAAGAGGCCGGTGATCACTTTACACCGCGCGAAGTCATTCGCCTGATGGTGAATTTGATCTTTGCTCCGGACAACGATATTCTAACCACCAAGGGTATTGTCAAGAGCTTGTACGACCCGGCAGCCGGAACCGGCGGTATGCTATCCGTTTCGGAAGAGTACCTGCGCGAACTGAATCCGGATGCCAAACTTGAGCTGTTCGGTCAGGACTACAACGATCAGTCCTACGCCATCTGTGGTTCGGACATGATGATCAAGGGTCAAAGTCTGGACAACATCTACTGCGGCGATAGTTTCACCGACGATCACTTCCCGTCTGGCCGATTTGATTACATGCTGGCCAATCCGCCGTTCGGCGTGGAATGGAAGCCGCAACAGAAAGTAATTGAACGCGAGTCCGAAGAGCAGGGCTTCGGCGGGCGGTTTGGAGCCGGATTACCGCGGATCAGTGACGGCGCTTTGCTCTTCTTGCAGCACATGATCAGTAAGATGAAGCCTGCGAAGGAGGGCGGAACACGGCTGGCGATTGTCTTCAACGGTTCGCCGCTGTTCACAGGCTCGGCGGGATCAGGTGAGTCGGAGGTTCGCAAATGGATTATTGAGAACGACTGGCTGGAAGCGATTGTCGCGATGCCGGATCAGCTTTTCTACAATACGGGGATCTCGACCTATCTTTGGATTGTGACCAATCGCAAGGAGAAGCGGCGCAAGGGAAGGATTCAGCTCATCAATGCCACAGAGTTTTTCCAGAAGATGCGCAAGAGCCTCGGCAACAAGCGCCACGAGATCAGCATTGAGCAGATTGCCGAGATTACTCGCCTGCACGGAGAGTTCAAGGCCGGGGAGTTCGTCAAGATTTTCGATAACGAAGACTTCGGCTATTCGCGGATCACGGTAGAGCGTCCACTACGCTTGAATTTTACAGTAACCGAAGAGCGGCTCGCCAAGTTGCTCGATGCGTCCGCTTTTGCCAATCTCGCCGAAAGCAAGAAGCGTAAAGACACTAAAGCCGCTCAGGAAGAGATTGCTGAGGGCAAGCGCTTGCAGGAAGCGATCATCGCTGCCCTGAAGACGCTCCAAGGCAAAGGCGTAATTAAGAATCGCGAGCAGTTTGCCGAGCTTGTTTCCGGCGCGTTTAAGAAAGCCAAGCTTGCCGTTCCAACGCCGGTTATGAAAGCCGTGATGAGTAGCCTGCCCGAGCGTGACGAGACCGCGGACGTCTGCATAGATAGCAAAGGCAATCCCGAGCCGGATTCCGAACTGCGCGATAACGAGAACGTACCGTTGAAGGAAAACATTCAAACCTACTTCGAGCGCGAGGTGCTGCCTCATGTGCCGGATGCCTGGATCGACCACAGCAAGACCAAGGTTGGCTACGAGGTTAACTTCAATCGCTATTTCTACAAGTATGTTCCACCGCGTCCGCTGGAAGAGATTGATGCAGACTTAGAGCGGATCGAGGCCGAAATCGCTCGGATGCTGAAAGGGACCGGGCATGATTGA